In one Thermococcus sp. 2319x1 genomic region, the following are encoded:
- a CDS encoding anthranilate synthase component I yields the protein MPLKKLKPVDPLKLYSALRDLRMPFMLRSAEKDSRKARFTYISAEPEFVVEIGEGTELDGERVSDERNPFMALKGLMGERIYGRRFMGGFVGYVSYDSVHSVIGGKIEEPSVFGYYPWTFIYDHSTGGLSFFYLGKAPFDPEAIVERARRRELRFEDGSSEVISTDAGMEDFIEMVRAGKEYIYSGDVFQVVLSREYRVRTELDALEIYGRLVELNPSPYTFILEFEKTVVGASPETMGSVEGRTFKINPIAGTAPRGRNEKEDRELEKALLSDEKERAEHVMLVDLARNDVRRVSKSGSVRLVRFFDVLKYSHVQHIESEVVGELDDGKDAFDAMEAAFPAGTLTGAPKIRAMEIIDELERSRRRVYGGAVGYFSLTGDADMAIAIRMAEIEGRKASVRAGAGIVADSVPEKEFFETENKMRAVLKALGVEG from the coding sequence ATGCCTCTCAAAAAGTTGAAGCCCGTTGACCCTCTGAAGCTCTACAGCGCCCTCAGAGACCTCAGGATGCCCTTCATGCTTCGCTCTGCAGAAAAGGACTCCAGGAAGGCCAGGTTCACCTACATATCTGCCGAGCCGGAGTTCGTCGTGGAGATCGGTGAGGGGACTGAGCTCGACGGGGAGCGGGTTTCCGATGAGAGGAACCCCTTTATGGCACTCAAGGGACTCATGGGGGAGAGAATCTATGGTAGAAGGTTCATGGGCGGCTTTGTGGGCTACGTATCCTACGATTCGGTCCATTCCGTCATAGGGGGGAAAATAGAGGAGCCCTCCGTCTTTGGCTACTATCCCTGGACTTTCATCTATGACCATTCAACGGGGGGTCTCTCCTTCTTTTACCTCGGGAAAGCCCCCTTTGATCCCGAGGCCATAGTTGAAAGAGCCAGGAGGAGAGAGCTAAGGTTTGAAGACGGCAGTTCGGAGGTCATCTCGACCGACGCAGGTATGGAGGATTTCATTGAGATGGTAAGGGCTGGGAAGGAGTACATTTACTCCGGCGACGTATTCCAGGTGGTTCTGTCGCGCGAGTACAGGGTCAGGACGGAGCTCGATGCCCTCGAAATCTACGGGAGATTAGTGGAGCTCAACCCTTCCCCCTATACCTTCATTCTGGAGTTCGAGAAGACAGTCGTGGGGGCTTCACCTGAAACCATGGGCTCGGTGGAGGGGAGAACCTTCAAGATAAACCCCATAGCCGGAACAGCGCCGAGAGGGAGAAATGAGAAAGAAGACAGGGAGCTGGAGAAAGCCCTTCTCTCCGACGAGAAGGAGCGGGCCGAGCACGTCATGCTCGTTGACCTTGCGAGGAACGACGTCAGGAGGGTTTCAAAGTCCGGGAGCGTTAGGCTTGTCCGCTTCTTCGACGTCCTAAAGTACAGCCACGTCCAGCACATAGAGAGTGAGGTCGTTGGAGAGCTCGACGATGGAAAGGACGCGTTCGACGCCATGGAGGCGGCTTTCCCGGCCGGAACGCTCACTGGGGCACCGAAGATAAGGGCGATGGAGATCATAGACGAGCTGGAGAGGAGTAGGAGACGGGTCTACGGGGGAGCGGTTGGGTACTTCTCCCTCACTGGAGATGCTGACATGGCGATAGCGATAAGGATGGCTGAGATTGAGGGTAGGAAAGCGAGCGTTAGGGCCGGGGCAGGTATAGTTGCGGATTCGGTTCCGGAGAAGGAGTTCTTCGAGACCGAGAACAAGATGAGGGCCGTTCTGAAGGCGCTGGGGGTGGAAGGGTGA
- a CDS encoding prephenate dehydrogenase/arogenate dehydrogenase family protein — MRLGIAGYGRMGRLFERCLGGRFEVIFYSEHGRSDVESLEELYLKSDVVMVASSLASTPERLGKLAEISREYGGKKIVFDIATFKSHVIKAYTGFSEETTVASVHPMFGPGAKTIEGKRFIVVPIPGREEGAEKVADFIRSFGGKVTFLDWKTHDKMMGFVIGVPYFIGLGYLSFSRKLRLEEFGGTSWAFLETYGKAVLHDSPDFIRDVLSLSREQIEDFLNFLRENPPNPGALIGEFEREEIKEAYRRFYKTLE; from the coding sequence ATGCGCCTTGGAATCGCGGGCTACGGAAGGATGGGAAGGCTCTTCGAGAGGTGTCTCGGTGGAAGGTTCGAGGTGATCTTCTACTCCGAGCACGGGCGGAGCGACGTAGAATCACTGGAGGAGCTCTACCTGAAGTCCGACGTAGTAATGGTGGCTTCCTCCCTCGCCTCCACTCCCGAAAGGCTTGGGAAGCTCGCGGAGATTTCAAGGGAGTACGGTGGAAAAAAGATCGTCTTTGATATAGCCACGTTCAAGTCCCACGTTATCAAGGCCTACACTGGTTTCAGCGAGGAAACAACCGTCGCAAGCGTGCATCCCATGTTCGGGCCCGGCGCGAAGACCATCGAGGGGAAGAGGTTCATAGTCGTCCCCATACCCGGAAGGGAAGAAGGTGCGGAGAAAGTTGCTGACTTTATACGTTCCTTCGGGGGGAAGGTGACCTTCCTCGACTGGAAGACCCACGATAAAATGATGGGCTTCGTCATAGGCGTCCCCTACTTCATCGGATTAGGTTACCTCTCATTCTCCCGCAAGCTTAGACTGGAGGAGTTCGGCGGCACGTCTTGGGCCTTCCTGGAGACCTACGGAAAAGCTGTGCTCCACGACTCTCCCGATTTTATAAGAGATGTTCTCAGCCTGTCCAGGGAGCAGATAGAGGATTTCCTCAACTTCCTCAGGGAAAACCCGCCGAATCCCGGGGCTCTTATAGGGGAGTTTGAAAGGGAAGAAATAAAGGAAGCTTACAGGAGGTTCTACAAAACCTTGGAGTAG
- a CDS encoding pyridoxal phosphate-dependent aminotransferase: protein MFNVYEFFNRINEVKPESRLDVGQPDIPVRVEIIEETIESLRRGETGYTNTGGIRELREKIAEVEGVSADKVIIAPGAKILIAAEIASARRVAVVSPHWNAYSLIAHQFGKEVEVIRTTIEEKWTPGVEDIKADLLIINYPNNPTGRVLSAKELRGILEAAEEKGVKVLSDEVYAELSFTRFTPARELCENVVTVKSFSKLYSMTGFRLGYAIGERDEIRRIQRFIESTVTCVPPFVQKAGIKALELREELSREVRKIYLERARMASKVLGGFDFVEPEGAFYIFLRTPQDGMAFAERLLSKGVAVFPGIAFGDYPNFIRISLSGRGLERGLRIIREELECALESRATEGWEGSSRGVSVEGSR from the coding sequence ATGTTCAACGTTTACGAATTCTTCAACAGGATAAATGAGGTAAAACCTGAATCAAGACTCGACGTCGGACAGCCGGACATACCGGTTCGGGTAGAGATCATTGAGGAGACCATAGAGTCTCTCAGGAGGGGAGAGACTGGTTACACGAACACTGGCGGAATACGGGAACTCAGGGAGAAGATAGCCGAGGTCGAGGGAGTTTCAGCTGATAAAGTAATAATCGCCCCGGGTGCCAAGATCCTCATAGCGGCCGAGATAGCCTCCGCGAGGAGAGTTGCTGTTGTTTCACCCCACTGGAACGCCTATTCGCTGATAGCCCATCAGTTCGGGAAGGAGGTAGAGGTGATAAGAACGACCATTGAGGAGAAATGGACTCCAGGAGTTGAGGACATAAAAGCCGACCTCCTAATCATCAACTATCCAAACAACCCGACGGGGAGGGTTTTATCGGCAAAGGAGCTCAGGGGAATCCTTGAGGCCGCTGAAGAAAAAGGAGTTAAGGTGCTGTCCGACGAGGTTTACGCTGAGCTCAGCTTCACTCGCTTTACTCCCGCGAGAGAGCTTTGCGAGAACGTTGTTACTGTGAAGAGCTTTTCCAAGCTCTACTCGATGACGGGCTTCAGGCTGGGCTACGCTATAGGCGAAAGGGACGAAATAAGAAGGATTCAGAGGTTCATTGAGAGCACCGTAACTTGTGTTCCGCCCTTTGTCCAGAAGGCTGGAATAAAGGCCCTTGAACTCAGAGAGGAGCTCTCAAGGGAGGTCAGGAAAATCTACCTCGAGAGGGCCAGAATGGCCTCAAAGGTGCTCGGGGGATTCGACTTCGTTGAGCCCGAAGGAGCGTTTTACATCTTCCTCAGAACGCCTCAGGACGGCATGGCCTTCGCAGAGAGGCTGCTCTCCAAGGGCGTGGCTGTTTTTCCGGGCATAGCATTTGGGGATTATCCAAACTTCATAAGGATATCCCTCTCTGGAAGGGGGCTTGAGAGGGGCTTAAGAATCATTAGGGAGGAGTTGGAATGCGCCTTGGAATCGCGGGCTACGGAAGGATGGGAAGGCTCTTCGAGAGGTGTCTCGGTGGAAGGTTCGAGGTGA
- the trpC gene encoding indole-3-glycerol phosphate synthase TrpC has protein sequence MIVFGLSRAIKKAKKNAIIAELKVYSPKYGDLLKGRDPFEILRAYERAGAIGISYITDPKYFRGSFEFLKTLCRETELPVLRKDFIATKEEVEKTAEAGASAVLLITRLLREQLPEFVDFAKEHGLDTLVEVHSEEELGIALQTDSTMIGINNRDIGKLELDDGNVSLTEKLAPLIPKRYVKVSESGIVGTEDLRRALKHTDAALIGTALMRAPNPEEFLRELVEVEV, from the coding sequence GTGATTGTTTTTGGATTGAGCAGGGCTATTAAAAAAGCCAAAAAGAACGCCATAATAGCTGAGCTGAAGGTCTATTCTCCGAAATACGGGGACCTTCTGAAGGGCAGGGATCCTTTTGAGATTCTGAGGGCCTATGAAAGGGCCGGTGCGATTGGTATCTCTTACATAACCGACCCGAAGTACTTCAGGGGAAGCTTTGAGTTCCTCAAAACCCTCTGCAGGGAAACAGAACTGCCCGTTTTGCGGAAGGACTTCATAGCCACTAAGGAGGAAGTCGAGAAAACAGCTGAAGCCGGAGCTTCGGCGGTTCTCCTAATAACGCGCCTTCTGAGGGAGCAACTGCCAGAGTTCGTGGACTTCGCGAAGGAGCACGGCTTGGACACCCTTGTGGAGGTGCACAGCGAGGAGGAGCTTGGAATAGCACTCCAGACGGACTCAACGATGATAGGAATAAACAACCGAGACATAGGGAAGCTTGAGCTCGACGACGGCAACGTGAGTCTAACCGAGAAGTTAGCGCCGCTCATACCAAAAAGATACGTGAAGGTCAGCGAGAGCGGCATAGTGGGCACGGAAGACCTGAGGAGGGCCCTTAAGCATACGGACGCTGCTTTGATAGGCACCGCACTCATGAGGGCTCCAAACCCCGAAGAGTTTCTCAGGGAGCTCGTGGAGGTGGAAGTATGA
- the aroC gene encoding chorismate synthase — translation MRGRLLSFSLFGESHGKAIGVLIEGLPPGIEVSLEELRKELERRKGIERFSTKRKETDEPRIISGVFRERTTGAPVAVIVENRDVDSSHYEEIKNTPRPGHADYPARVKYFGYNDYRGGGHFSGRLTVGVVIAGYFAKKLLEREGIAVRAYLKRIGCVEAHVSPGELLNSENPYCPDERAFEAMMEEMERARKAGDSVGGVIEAVAFNVPPGLGGPWEEDIEADIASALFRIPAVKGVEFGLGFRFAELRGSQANDPFLLKDGKVVTETNNHGGVLGGITTGMPLVVRVAFKPAPSIYLPQRTVDLERMEDVTLKLRGRFDSCIVPKALPVVEGALAFVIADHLLRRRAWEGLVGESKILNSGIRLQNGEVMSHQYQTQNLWSSPF, via the coding sequence ATGAGGGGAAGACTGTTGAGCTTTTCCCTTTTTGGCGAGAGCCACGGAAAGGCGATTGGAGTACTGATAGAGGGGCTTCCCCCCGGGATAGAGGTCAGCCTTGAGGAGCTAAGAAAGGAGCTTGAGAGGAGGAAGGGCATAGAGAGGTTCTCCACCAAAAGGAAAGAGACCGACGAGCCAAGGATCATCTCCGGAGTCTTCAGGGAAAGAACCACAGGGGCACCAGTTGCAGTGATCGTGGAGAACAGAGATGTAGATTCCTCACACTACGAAGAGATAAAGAACACGCCGAGACCGGGGCATGCGGACTATCCCGCGAGGGTAAAGTACTTCGGCTACAACGACTACCGAGGTGGGGGCCACTTTTCGGGGAGACTGACGGTTGGGGTCGTTATAGCGGGCTACTTCGCGAAAAAACTCCTCGAAAGGGAAGGAATAGCTGTTAGGGCTTACCTCAAGAGGATAGGGTGCGTAGAGGCTCATGTTTCTCCCGGGGAACTGCTCAACTCAGAAAACCCCTACTGCCCCGACGAGAGGGCCTTCGAGGCTATGATGGAGGAGATGGAACGGGCCAGAAAGGCTGGCGATAGTGTGGGGGGTGTTATTGAGGCCGTCGCCTTCAATGTTCCTCCCGGCCTTGGCGGGCCCTGGGAAGAGGACATTGAGGCGGACATAGCATCGGCCCTCTTCAGGATCCCCGCTGTCAAAGGGGTTGAGTTTGGACTTGGCTTCAGGTTCGCCGAGCTCAGGGGAAGTCAGGCCAACGATCCCTTTCTCCTGAAGGACGGAAAGGTTGTGACCGAGACCAACAACCACGGCGGTGTTCTCGGTGGCATAACCACGGGGATGCCGCTCGTGGTTAGAGTTGCTTTCAAGCCGGCCCCCTCTATATACCTCCCCCAGAGAACAGTTGACCTGGAGAGGATGGAGGATGTTACACTCAAGCTTAGAGGGCGCTTTGACTCCTGCATAGTCCCAAAGGCCCTCCCCGTCGTGGAGGGAGCCCTTGCTTTCGTAATAGCCGACCACCTCCTAAGAAGGAGGGCCTGGGAAGGGTTGGTTGGTGAGTCCAAAATATTAAATTCCGGGATTCGACTCCAAAACGGTGAGGTGATGTCCCACCAATATCAAACCCAGAACCTTTGGAGCTCGCCCTTTTGA
- a CDS encoding aminodeoxychorismate/anthranilate synthase component II, whose product MIVLVNNRDSFVWNLAEYASLFDRVKVVPNTITLGELRRLDPDGVIISPGPGHPLERREVGNSPEIVLEAEVPVLGVCLGHQIIATAFGGKVGRVNPRHGKASPVGHDGKGVLRGVKNPLRAGRYHSLAVLEVPREFEVSAVSLDDNVVMGIRHRKLPIEGLQFHPESVLTEWERKEGVRIIKNFVEMSRDGGVR is encoded by the coding sequence GTGATAGTCCTCGTAAACAACAGGGACTCCTTCGTCTGGAATTTAGCCGAGTATGCTTCCCTCTTCGACAGGGTGAAGGTCGTTCCGAACACGATAACGCTGGGAGAGCTCAGAAGGCTCGATCCTGACGGAGTGATAATCTCCCCCGGGCCGGGGCACCCGCTCGAGAGAAGGGAAGTGGGAAACTCGCCGGAGATAGTCCTTGAAGCGGAAGTGCCTGTCCTCGGAGTCTGCCTCGGTCACCAGATAATAGCGACGGCTTTTGGTGGTAAGGTTGGGAGGGTCAATCCAAGGCATGGAAAGGCCAGCCCAGTAGGGCACGACGGAAAGGGCGTTTTGAGGGGCGTCAAGAACCCTCTGAGGGCAGGCAGGTACCACTCCCTTGCCGTTCTGGAAGTGCCGAGGGAGTTCGAGGTGAGCGCGGTTTCCCTCGACGATAACGTGGTGATGGGGATAAGGCACAGGAAGCTCCCGATAGAGGGCCTCCAGTTCCACCCTGAAAGCGTTCTGACCGAATGGGAGAGGAAGGAGGGGGTTAGGATAATCAAAAACTTCGTAGAGATGAGCAGGGATGGTGGAGTTCGTTAA
- the trpA gene encoding tryptophan synthase subunit alpha: MFERDSLIPYLTAGDPSVEKTLEFLLAIEEFSGVIELGIPFSDPIADGKAIQESHYRALKNGFKLGSLFQLLREFRRHSSIPLILMTYYNPVFRTGVRKFLGEAKACGADGILVVDLPVSHAGEFLDIAREEGIKTVFLAAPNTPDERLREIDKASTGFVYLISLYGTTGARERLPETAFEFVRRAKRVCNNKVAVGFGVSRREQVEALLNAGADGVVVGSALIEVISRSDNPVEELRKKVAELSGYSKVL, translated from the coding sequence ATGTTTGAGAGGGACTCGCTGATTCCCTACCTCACCGCCGGGGATCCCAGCGTTGAAAAGACCCTTGAGTTCTTACTCGCAATCGAGGAGTTTTCCGGAGTGATAGAGCTTGGAATTCCATTCAGCGACCCGATAGCCGATGGGAAGGCGATCCAAGAGTCCCACTATCGGGCCCTCAAGAACGGGTTCAAACTTGGGAGCCTCTTCCAGCTCCTCCGCGAGTTCAGGCGGCACTCTTCAATCCCCTTAATCCTGATGACCTACTACAACCCGGTTTTCAGGACGGGCGTTAGAAAGTTCCTCGGAGAGGCCAAGGCCTGTGGTGCCGATGGAATACTCGTGGTAGATCTTCCCGTGAGCCACGCTGGCGAATTTCTCGACATTGCGAGGGAGGAGGGGATAAAGACAGTATTTTTGGCGGCTCCAAACACCCCTGATGAAAGGCTCAGGGAGATAGACAAGGCATCGACCGGCTTCGTCTATCTCATCTCGCTCTACGGAACTACCGGAGCTCGCGAAAGGCTTCCCGAGACCGCTTTTGAGTTCGTAAGGCGTGCCAAACGGGTGTGCAACAACAAGGTGGCCGTCGGCTTCGGCGTTTCGAGAAGGGAGCAGGTGGAGGCGCTTTTGAATGCCGGAGCGGACGGGGTTGTTGTCGGTAGCGCGCTGATAGAGGTTATCTCACGGAGCGATAACCCTGTGGAGGAGCTGAGGAAGAAAGTGGCGGAGCTTTCGGGCTACTCCAAGGTTTTGTAG
- a CDS encoding chorismate mutase encodes MRRRIDEIDKEIIHLLQERFEIARKIGEVKLKSGLPVYDPKREEEVLLRAGNFRRVFETILEVSKDVQRLRILQQDK; translated from the coding sequence TTGAGGAGAAGGATAGACGAGATTGATAAGGAGATTATCCACCTCCTCCAGGAAAGGTTTGAGATAGCAAGGAAAATTGGGGAGGTTAAGCTCAAGTCGGGCCTCCCGGTTTACGACCCGAAGAGGGAGGAGGAAGTCCTCCTGAGGGCCGGCAACTTCAGGAGGGTTTTTGAAACAATACTTGAGGTGAGCAAGGATGTTCAACGTTTACGAATTCTTCAACAGGATAAATGA
- a CDS encoding phosphoribosylanthranilate isomerase yields the protein MVEFVKICGIKTVDELRLVERYADATGVVVNSKSKRKVPLKTAAELIEMAEISVYLVSTMKTFPEWANAVEKTGAEYVQVHSDMHPKAVNRLKEEYGVSVMKAFTVPRKSDDPLEDAEKLLELIGEYEVDKILLDTGAGSGKRHDYRVSAIIARKYPIVLAGGLTPENVGEAIRWVKPAGVDVSSGVERNGVKDRDLIEAFMAVVRNG from the coding sequence ATGGTGGAGTTCGTTAAGATATGCGGCATAAAAACGGTAGACGAGCTCAGACTGGTCGAGAGGTACGCGGATGCAACGGGCGTTGTTGTGAACTCAAAGTCGAAGAGAAAGGTGCCACTGAAAACGGCCGCAGAGCTGATTGAGATGGCCGAGATCTCGGTATACCTCGTCTCGACTATGAAGACCTTCCCTGAGTGGGCCAACGCGGTAGAGAAGACCGGAGCTGAATACGTCCAGGTACACTCGGACATGCACCCCAAGGCCGTCAACAGGTTGAAAGAGGAGTACGGGGTAAGTGTTATGAAGGCCTTCACGGTTCCCAGGAAGAGCGACGATCCCTTGGAAGATGCGGAAAAGCTCCTTGAGCTTATAGGAGAGTACGAGGTGGACAAGATACTCCTTGACACCGGAGCCGGTAGCGGGAAAAGGCACGACTACAGGGTAAGCGCGATAATAGCGAGGAAGTACCCGATAGTCTTAGCTGGAGGTTTGACCCCCGAGAACGTGGGGGAGGCGATTAGGTGGGTTAAACCCGCCGGGGTTGACGTTTCAAGTGGCGTTGAGAGGAACGGCGTCAAGGACAGGGATTTGATAGAAGCTTTCATGGCGGTGGTGAGGAATGGATGA
- the trpB gene encoding tryptophan synthase subunit beta — protein sequence MDEMFFGRFGGQFVPETLIEPLRELEKAYKKFKDDPEFRNALEYYLRNWAGRPTPLYYAERLSKKLGGAKIYLKREDLLHGGAHKTNNGIGQALLAKFMGKKRLIAETGAGQHGVATAMAGALLGMKVDVYMGAEDVKRQRMNVFRMKLLGAKVIPVESGSRTLKDAINEALRDWVTTFEYSHYLIGSVVGPYPYPIIVRDFQSVIGREAREQILEAEGTLPDAVIACVGGGSNAMGIFYPFMGDRVRLIGVEAGGKGLETGLHAASLNAGELGVFHGMLSYFLQNEEGQITPAHSVSAGLDYPGVGPEHAYLKESGRAEYVTVTDGEALKAFHELSRTEGILPALESAHAIAYAMKIAPEMERDEIIIVNLSGRGDKDLDIVRRFGKCLRGTR from the coding sequence ATGGATGAAATGTTCTTTGGCAGGTTTGGGGGACAGTTCGTCCCCGAAACACTTATCGAACCTTTGAGAGAGCTTGAAAAGGCTTACAAAAAGTTTAAGGACGATCCAGAATTCCGGAATGCCCTTGAGTACTACCTTCGGAACTGGGCCGGCAGACCAACGCCCCTCTACTACGCGGAGAGGTTGAGTAAGAAGCTTGGAGGGGCGAAGATATACCTCAAGAGGGAAGACCTCCTACACGGAGGGGCCCACAAGACGAACAACGGCATAGGCCAGGCCCTCCTCGCCAAGTTCATGGGGAAGAAGAGGCTAATAGCCGAAACTGGAGCGGGCCAGCACGGAGTTGCTACGGCCATGGCAGGCGCGCTTTTAGGGATGAAGGTTGATGTCTACATGGGTGCTGAAGACGTCAAGAGGCAGAGGATGAACGTCTTCCGTATGAAGCTCCTCGGTGCGAAGGTTATTCCGGTTGAAAGTGGCTCAAGAACTCTAAAGGATGCCATAAACGAGGCCCTACGTGACTGGGTCACCACCTTTGAGTATTCCCACTACCTCATAGGCTCTGTCGTCGGGCCCTATCCCTACCCTATCATCGTGAGGGACTTCCAGTCGGTAATAGGCAGGGAAGCCAGGGAGCAGATACTTGAAGCCGAGGGCACTTTACCGGATGCAGTGATTGCGTGCGTCGGAGGGGGAAGCAACGCAATGGGCATCTTCTACCCCTTCATGGGGGATAGAGTCCGGCTCATAGGCGTTGAGGCCGGGGGAAAGGGTCTCGAAACGGGTCTTCACGCGGCTTCGCTGAACGCGGGTGAGCTCGGTGTTTTCCACGGCATGCTCAGCTACTTCCTCCAGAACGAGGAGGGACAGATAACCCCCGCACACAGCGTTTCGGCGGGACTCGATTACCCCGGTGTGGGTCCCGAGCATGCGTATCTCAAGGAGAGTGGAAGAGCCGAGTACGTCACAGTAACTGACGGTGAAGCCCTTAAGGCCTTCCACGAGCTTTCCAGGACGGAGGGAATATTGCCAGCGCTCGAATCGGCCCACGCGATAGCCTACGCGATGAAAATTGCCCCCGAGATGGAGAGGGATGAGATAATAATCGTGAACCTATCGGGGAGGGGCGACAAGGATCTGGACATAGTCAGGAGGTTTGGGAAATGTTTGAGAGGGACTCGCTGA
- the trpD gene encoding anthranilate phosphoribosyltransferase — protein sequence MSLLAKIVEGKNLSFEEAYGLFTELKESGEALIGAYLAALQTKGYTGEELAGLARAMRDSAIKLDLGEVADTAGTGGDGSSTINVSTASALVLSTFTRVAKHGNVSITSKSGSANVLEALGINVRIPPEKARDMVEKTNFTFIFAPAYHPALKPIMPVRRALGIKTVFNVLGPLTNPADPAYQVVGVNSPELLEPVAEALEFLGVERALVVHGSGMDEVSPHGKTLVLEVGGGIERYTLSPEDFGIKPVKPLPCSSPKESAARIRAVLGGSGRREDRDFILVNASAALYAAGVAEDFREGFEMAREALGQGMLEKLEEIACLSKS from the coding sequence ATGAGCCTTCTGGCAAAGATCGTCGAGGGGAAGAACCTGAGCTTTGAAGAGGCCTACGGGCTCTTTACGGAGCTAAAGGAGAGCGGTGAAGCACTGATTGGAGCATACCTGGCCGCGCTCCAGACCAAGGGCTATACCGGCGAAGAGCTCGCGGGTCTGGCGAGGGCAATGAGGGACAGCGCCATCAAGCTTGACCTCGGGGAAGTGGCCGATACTGCTGGAACGGGGGGAGACGGCAGTTCAACCATAAACGTAAGCACGGCATCAGCGTTGGTTCTCTCAACATTTACGAGGGTCGCTAAACACGGAAACGTTTCCATAACATCGAAGAGCGGCTCAGCCAACGTACTTGAGGCGCTTGGTATCAACGTAAGGATTCCGCCCGAAAAGGCCAGGGATATGGTTGAAAAGACGAACTTTACGTTCATCTTCGCTCCCGCCTATCACCCGGCACTAAAACCCATAATGCCCGTGAGAAGAGCCCTCGGTATAAAGACCGTCTTCAACGTCCTTGGGCCGCTCACGAACCCAGCGGATCCAGCATACCAGGTCGTCGGGGTCAATTCTCCAGAGCTCCTCGAGCCAGTTGCGGAGGCCCTTGAGTTCCTTGGGGTTGAGAGAGCCCTTGTGGTTCACGGTTCGGGCATGGACGAGGTATCTCCGCATGGAAAGACCCTCGTTCTGGAGGTTGGTGGAGGGATTGAGAGGTACACCCTCTCGCCAGAGGACTTTGGAATAAAGCCTGTGAAACCTCTTCCATGCTCTTCCCCAAAGGAGAGCGCCGCGAGGATAAGGGCAGTTCTTGGGGGTTCGGGAAGAAGGGAGGATAGGGACTTCATTCTCGTGAATGCATCAGCGGCCCTATACGCCGCTGGGGTTGCGGAGGACTTCAGGGAGGGCTTTGAGATGGCCAGGGAAGCCTTAGGCCAAGGAATGCTTGAAAAACTGGAGGAGATAGCATGCCTCTCAAAAAGTTGA